The Bacillus sp. F19 DNA segment CCGTTTAGCGCAGGCAGACAGATAAGGAATCGCCAGAAAAGGCGCTTTTTGCCTTTACTGGCGATTCCGTTCTGGCCGAGGAGTTGGGAGATGGAGCTGGACACCACGAAAAGCGGAACCTCCCGTTTAGCGCAGGCAGACAGATAAGGAATCGCCAGAAAAGGCGCTTTTTGCCTTCTGGCGATTCCGTTCTGGCCGAGGAGTTGGGAGGTGGAGCTGGACACCACGAAAAGCGGAACCTCCCGTTTAGCTCCGACAGACAGATAAGGAATCGCTAGTAAAGGCGCTTTTTGCCTTTACTGGCGATTCCGTTCTGGCCGAGGAGTTGGGAGGTGGAGCTGGACACCACGAAAAGCGAAACCGACTGTTTAGACTCGGGCAGACAGATAACAATTCACCCGAAAAGTCCGGGATTGACTTTCCTGAGGGAATTTGTTCTGGCCGAGGGGTTAAGAGGTGAAGCTTGGCACCACGAAAAGCGGAACCGGCTGAACAGACCCCGGAAGAATTCATGAAATTGTTACGGCAAGGGGTTAGGAGGCGGAGCCAGTCACCGGAAAGCAGAACAGCCTTTATAGTGCACACAAACAGGAAAGAAGGAGTGTTTAAATGAATCCTTTTGATCAAACAACTGACAGATACAATACTCAATCAGTAAAGTGGGATTATACGGAGGAAATTTTCGGTAGTAAAGATGTTCTGCCTATGTGGGTGGCGGATATGGATTTCATGGCCCCTCAAAAAGTAGTTGCGGCTCTTGCAGAGCGGGCATCCCATGGGATTTTCGGCTATACATCTGCAGGGTTCGGGGCAAAAAAAGCCGTGCAGACGTGGATGAAAAAACGCCACAACTGGGACATTACACAAGAATCGATTGTTTTCAGTTCAGGTGTTGTGACAGCTTTAAGCATGGCCATTCAGTCACTGACAGAGCCTGGTGACAGCGTCCTCGTTCAGTCTCCCGTTTACCATCCTTTTTTTGATATAACCGAAAAAAACCATCGCACCATCGTTAATAATCAATTAAGACTTGTGAAGGGTCACTATGAAATTGATTTTACAGATCTTGAAGAAAAGCTTTCAGATCCTGATGTTAAGCTCATGCTGCTTTGCAGCCCCCACAATCCTGGAGGCAGAGTCTGGTCTTTAGATGAATTGAAAAAGATTGGCGAGTTATGTGCCGCCCATCATGTAATCGTGGTATCAGATGAAATCCACTCGGATTTAATGTTATTTGGGCATGAGCACGTGCCTTTTGCCTCCA contains these protein-coding regions:
- a CDS encoding pyridoxal phosphate-dependent aminotransferase; this translates as MNPFDQTTDRYNTQSVKWDYTEEIFGSKDVLPMWVADMDFMAPQKVVAALAERASHGIFGYTSAGFGAKKAVQTWMKKRHNWDITQESIVFSSGVVTALSMAIQSLTEPGDSVLVQSPVYHPFFDITEKNHRTIVNNQLRLVKGHYEIDFTDLEEKLSDPDVKLMLLCSPHNPGGRVWSLDELKKIGELCAAHHVIVVSDEIHSDLMLFGHEHVPFASISGELANLSITCMSPSKTFNLAGLQSSAIIIPNKDLRTKYEDFQKRQGFFTLNTFGITGMEAAYTYGDPWLEELKTYIEGNVNTVTSFIAEKMPALKVIQPDSTYLVWIDCRSLSKTDAELKELLLEKGRLALEEGTKYGPGGEGFVRMNIGCPRSVVLEGLKRLEKAFS